One genomic segment of Erinaceus europaeus chromosome 18, mEriEur2.1, whole genome shotgun sequence includes these proteins:
- the TMEM37 gene encoding voltage-dependent calcium channel gamma-like subunit yields the protein MTAIAVQAHRLLAPRRPNRSFFESFIRTLIIVCAALAIVLSSVSICDGHWLLAEDHLFGLWYFCTTSSQNGPRCLSNLNQAHVPGLAMGMVLARSVATLAVVTAIFGLELLMVSQVCEDLHSRRKWAMGSILLLISFTLSSGGLLSFVVLLRKQVTLTGFTLMFWCEFTSSFLFFLNAISGLHINSITYPWGQPQKV from the exons ATGACGGCCATCGCGGTACAG GCCCACAGGCTGCTGGCCCCGAGGAGGCCCAACCGGTCCTTCTTTGAGTCCTTCATCCGGACCCTCATCATTGTATGTGCTGCGCTGGCTATCGTCCTGTCCTCCGTCTCCATCTGCGACGGCCACTGGCTTCTGGCGGAAGACCACCTCTTCGGGCTGTGGTACTTCTGCACCACCTCCAGCCAGAACGGGCCTCGGTGCCTCAGCAACCTGAACCAGGCCCATGTCCCAGGGCTGGCTATGGGCATGGTCTTGGCCCGCAGCGTGGCCACCCTGGCTGTGGTAACTGCTATCTTCGGCCTCGAGCTCCTCATGGTGTCCCAGGTGTGCGAGGACCTCCACTCACGGCGCAAGTGGGCCATGGGCTCCATCCTTCTCCTCAtctccttcaccctctcctcCGGAGGACTCTTGAGCTTCGTGGTCCTGCTCAGAAAGCAGGTGACACTCACCGGTTTTACACTGATGTTCTGGTGTGAGtttacctcctccttcctcttcttcctcaatgCCATCAGTGGCCTTCACATCAACAGCATCACCTACCCCTGGGGCCAACCACAGAAAGTCTAG